Proteins found in one Methylobacterium sp. CB376 genomic segment:
- the clpB gene encoding ATP-dependent chaperone ClpB — MNFEKYTERARGFVQAAQNLALREGHPQLSPGHVLKVLLDDPEGLCAGLIERAGGQSRVALAQTEAWLAKQPKVSGGASQPQATRDLMRLFDTAEKAAEKAGDSYVTVERLLLALAVEKDSEAGRALAAAGVTAQSLNAAINALRKGRTADNPTAENAYDALKKYARDLTEAAREGKLDPVIGRDEEIRRTIQVLSRRTKNNPVLIGEPGVGKTAIVEGLALRIINGDVPESLRDKQLLALDMGALIAGAKYRGEFEERLKGVLSEVTAAEGGIILFIDEMHTLVGAGKADGAMDASNLLKPALARGELHCVGATTLDEYRKHVEKDAALARRFQPVFVSEPTVEDTVSILRGIKEKYEQHHGVRIQDSALVAAATLSNRYITDRFLPDKAIDLVDEAASRLRMQVDSKPEELDNVDREIVRLKIEAEALKKETDAASRDRLTRLEKELGDLEEQSAAITARWKAEKDKLGRAAELKKKLDEARTELASAQRQGQYQRAGELAYGIIPGLERELGDIEARGPDGSRGNGSGFMEEAVTPNHVAGVVSRWTGVPVDKMLEGEREKLLAMEEALGRRVVGQREAVEAVATAVRRARAGLQDPNRPIGSFMFLGPTGVGKTELTKALASFLFDDETAMVRLDMSEYMEKHSVARLIGAPPGYVGYEEGGALTEAVRRRPYQVVLFDEIEKAHPDVFNVLLQVLDDGRLTDGQGRTVDFRNTLLVMTSNLGAEYLVNQPEGQDTDAVRDEVMAVVRAHFRPEFLNRVDEIILFHRLKRAEMGAIVDIQLGRLQKLLDERKITLDVEPDARAWLAERGYDPAYGARPLKRVIQKSVQDPMAEQILAGSVHDGEAVRVRLGPEGLMIGDVAVTAARRPAGVPLN; from the coding sequence ATGAATTTCGAGAAATACACCGAGCGCGCCCGCGGCTTCGTTCAGGCCGCGCAGAATCTCGCGCTGCGCGAGGGGCACCCGCAGCTCTCGCCCGGCCACGTGCTGAAGGTCCTGCTCGACGATCCCGAGGGTCTCTGCGCCGGGCTGATCGAGCGCGCCGGCGGCCAGTCGCGGGTGGCGCTCGCGCAGACCGAGGCGTGGCTCGCCAAGCAGCCCAAGGTCTCGGGCGGCGCCTCGCAGCCCCAGGCGACCCGCGACCTGATGCGCCTGTTCGACACCGCCGAGAAGGCCGCCGAGAAGGCGGGCGATTCCTACGTCACGGTCGAGCGCCTGCTGCTCGCCCTCGCGGTCGAGAAGGACAGCGAGGCCGGCCGCGCCCTCGCGGCCGCGGGCGTCACCGCCCAGTCCCTGAACGCGGCCATCAACGCCCTGCGCAAGGGCCGCACCGCCGACAACCCGACGGCCGAGAACGCCTACGACGCGCTCAAGAAGTACGCCCGCGACCTCACCGAGGCGGCGCGCGAGGGCAAGCTCGACCCGGTGATCGGCCGCGACGAGGAGATCCGCCGCACCATCCAGGTCCTGTCCCGGCGCACCAAGAACAACCCGGTGCTGATCGGCGAGCCCGGCGTCGGCAAGACCGCCATCGTGGAGGGGCTGGCGCTGCGCATCATCAACGGCGACGTGCCGGAGAGCCTGCGCGACAAGCAGCTGCTCGCCCTCGACATGGGCGCGCTGATCGCCGGCGCGAAGTACCGCGGCGAGTTCGAGGAGCGGCTGAAGGGCGTGCTCTCCGAGGTCACGGCGGCCGAGGGCGGCATCATCCTGTTCATCGACGAGATGCACACCCTGGTCGGGGCCGGCAAGGCGGACGGGGCGATGGACGCCTCGAACCTGCTCAAGCCCGCCCTCGCCCGCGGCGAGCTGCACTGCGTCGGCGCCACAACCCTCGACGAGTACCGCAAGCACGTCGAGAAGGACGCGGCGCTCGCGCGGCGCTTCCAGCCGGTCTTCGTCTCGGAGCCGACCGTGGAGGACACGGTCTCGATCCTGCGCGGCATCAAGGAGAAGTACGAGCAGCACCACGGCGTGCGCATCCAGGATTCGGCGCTGGTGGCGGCCGCGACCCTGTCGAACCGCTACATCACCGACCGCTTCCTGCCCGACAAGGCGATCGACCTCGTCGACGAGGCCGCCTCGCGCCTGCGCATGCAGGTCGATTCCAAGCCCGAGGAACTCGACAACGTCGACCGCGAGATCGTGCGCCTGAAGATCGAGGCCGAGGCGCTGAAGAAGGAGACCGACGCCGCCTCCCGCGACCGGCTGACCCGGCTGGAGAAGGAGCTCGGCGACCTCGAGGAGCAGTCGGCGGCGATCACGGCGCGCTGGAAGGCCGAGAAGGACAAGCTCGGCCGGGCCGCGGAGCTGAAGAAGAAGCTCGACGAGGCCCGCACGGAACTCGCCTCGGCGCAGCGCCAGGGCCAGTACCAGCGGGCGGGCGAACTGGCCTACGGCATCATCCCGGGGCTGGAGCGCGAACTCGGCGACATCGAGGCCCGGGGCCCGGACGGCAGCCGCGGCAACGGCTCGGGCTTCATGGAGGAGGCGGTGACGCCCAACCACGTGGCCGGCGTCGTCTCGCGCTGGACCGGCGTGCCGGTCGACAAGATGCTGGAGGGAGAGCGCGAGAAGCTGCTGGCGATGGAGGAGGCGCTGGGTCGCCGGGTGGTCGGCCAGCGCGAGGCGGTGGAGGCGGTGGCGACCGCGGTCCGGCGCGCCCGCGCCGGCCTGCAGGACCCGAACCGGCCGATCGGCTCGTTCATGTTCCTCGGGCCGACGGGCGTCGGCAAGACCGAGCTGACCAAGGCGCTGGCGAGCTTCCTGTTCGACGACGAGACCGCGATGGTGCGCCTCGACATGTCCGAGTACATGGAGAAGCACTCCGTCGCCCGCCTCATCGGCGCCCCCCCCGGCTATGTCGGCTACGAGGAGGGCGGCGCCCTCACCGAGGCCGTGCGGCGCCGGCCCTACCAAGTCGTGCTGTTCGACGAGATCGAGAAGGCGCATCCGGACGTGTTCAACGTCCTGCTGCAGGTTCTCGACGACGGGCGGCTCACCGACGGGCAGGGGCGGACGGTCGACTTCCGCAACACGCTCCTGGTGATGACCTCCAATCTCGGCGCCGAGTACCTGGTGAACCAGCCCGAGGGCCAGGACACCGACGCGGTCCGGGACGAGGTGATGGCGGTGGTGCGGGCGCATTTCCGGCCCGAATTCCTCAACCGGGTGGACGAGATCATCCTGTTCCACCGGCTGAAGCGGGCGGAGATGGGCGCGATCGTCGACATCCAGCTCGGCCGCCTGCAGAAGCTCCTCGACGAGCGCAAGATCACGCTCGACGTCGAGCCCGATGCCCGCGCCTGGCTGGCCGAGCGCGGCTACGACCCGGCCTACGGCGCGCGCCCGCTCAAGCGCGTGATCCAGAAGTCCGTGCAGGACCCGATGGCCGAGCAGATCCTCGCCGGCAGCGTCCACGACGGCGAGGCCGTGCGGGTGCGGCTCGGGCCGGAGGGGCTGATGATCGGCGACGTGGCGGTCACCGCCGCGCGCCGGCCGGCCGGCGTGCCGCTGAACTGA
- a CDS encoding MOSC domain-containing protein, which produces MPVTLRVAALHRYPVKGLSPEPLEAAELEAGCYFPGDRLFAIENGPSGFDPAAPAHQPKIKFLMLMRDEALARLATRYDDASGTLTIREGDREVLRADLGTREGRLAVEALMRRVVPDALRGPPKLLAAPEGFRFTDSRQGFVSLINLASVAAIEDMVGAPVDPLRFRGNLQVTGLAPFAELDLVGTELAAENGLRLRVTKRTERCAATNVDPATGQRDLAIPRALMRRLGHADCGVYATVVAGGALRRGDALSAAA; this is translated from the coding sequence ATGCCCGTCACGCTGCGCGTCGCCGCCCTCCACCGCTACCCGGTCAAGGGCCTCTCCCCCGAGCCGCTGGAGGCGGCGGAGCTGGAGGCCGGGTGCTACTTCCCGGGTGACCGGCTGTTCGCGATCGAGAACGGCCCGAGCGGGTTCGACCCGGCCGCGCCCGCCCACCAGCCCAAGATCAAGTTCCTGATGCTGATGCGCGACGAGGCGCTGGCGCGGCTCGCCACCCGCTACGACGACGCGAGCGGCACGCTGACGATCCGCGAGGGGGACCGGGAGGTGCTGCGGGCCGACCTCGGCACGCGCGAGGGGCGGCTCGCGGTCGAGGCCCTGATGCGCCGCGTCGTGCCGGACGCCCTGCGCGGGCCCCCGAAGCTGCTCGCGGCGCCGGAGGGGTTCCGCTTCACGGATTCGCGGCAGGGCTTCGTCTCGCTCATCAACCTCGCCAGCGTGGCGGCGATCGAGGACATGGTCGGGGCGCCGGTCGACCCGCTGCGCTTCCGGGGCAACCTGCAGGTCACCGGCCTCGCGCCCTTCGCGGAGCTGGACCTGGTCGGGACCGAGCTGGCGGCGGAGAACGGGCTGCGCCTGCGCGTGACCAAGCGGACGGAGCGCTGCGCGGCCACCAACGTGGATCCGGCGACCGGCCAGCGCGACCTCGCGATCCCGCGGGCGCTGATGCGGCGCCTCGGCCACGCCGATTGCGGAGTCTACGCGACGGTAGTGGCCGGGGGCGCCCTGCGCCGCGGCGACGCGCTCTCCGCGGCGGCCTGA